A single Lolium perenne isolate Kyuss_39 chromosome 6, Kyuss_2.0, whole genome shotgun sequence DNA region contains:
- the LOC127306936 gene encoding uncharacterized protein, producing MGCKACDKPRPSYRKGLWSPEEDEKLRDYILRHGHGCWSALPAKAGLHRNGKSCRLRWINYLRPGLKHGMFSPEEEETVMSLHAALGNKWSRIARHLPGRTDNEVKNYWNSYLKKRVENNGKEAAAGQNASETPPASSAADSDGSQSQSLSPGETSNATTAREPATSGSSEPPHESSSADSSCLTAAEPPAACRAHAPVAPKVMFADWLDMDYVGHMAAAAPGPDAGGDRRHQVVGQQGSSMQVDGPSSGVEEDSLHGFADAGSCWEFLEQFDGMDQMQAGGGFCDLLAMNEFFGLN from the exons ATGGGGTGCAAGGCGTGCGACAAGCCCAGGCCGAGCTACCGGAAGGGgctgtggtcgccggaggaggacgaGAAGCTCCGCGACTACATTCTCCGGCACGGCCACGGCTGCTGGAGCGCGCTACCTGCCAAAGCCG GGCTCCACCGGAACGGCAAGAGCTGCCGGCTGCGGTGGATCAACTACCTGCGTCCTGGGCTGAAGCACGGCATGttctcgccggaggaggaggagacggtgATGAGCCTCCACGCCGCGCTCGGCAACAA GTGGTCTAGGATCGCACGGCATCTGCCGGGGAGGACCGACAACGAGGTGAAGAACTACTGGAACTCCTACCTCAAGAAGAGGGTCGAGAACAACGGCAAGGAAGCAGCAGCGGGGCAGAACGCCTCCGAAACACCGCCGGCGAGCTCCGCCGCGGACTCAGACGGCTCCCAGTCGCAGAGCCTGAGCCCAGGGGAGACCAGCAACGCTACTACTGCACGAGAACCGGCGACCTCCGGCTCGTCGGAGCCGCCGCACGAGTCGTCGTCGGCCGACTCCAGCTGCCTGACCGCGGCCGAGCCGCCCGCCGCGTGCCGGGCACACGCGCCGGTCGCTCCCAAGGTGATGTTCGCGGACTGGCTCGACATGGACTACGTCGGCCACATGGCGGCCGCGGCGCCTGGTCCGGACGCGGGCGGCGATCGCCGTCACCAGGTCGTGGGCCAGCAGGGGTCCAGCATGCAGGTGGACGGGCCGTCGTCCGGCGTGGAGGAGGACTCCCTGCACGGGTTCGCCGATGCCGGCTCATGCTGGGAGTTCCTGGAGCAGTTCGACGGCATGGACCAGATGCAGGCCGGCGGAGGGTTCTGCGACCTGCTCGCCATGAACGAGTTCTTCGGCCTCAACTAG